The genome window TCGATTTCTTAACTTGAGCCACAAAAACATCGCCCGGCGAATGATCTGTCCGCCGAGCGACGCCTATTACGCATAGGAGGACCCAAGGTAAAGTGGTTATCCGATAGCTGTTTGTCCGCTTTCACCGGTACGAATGCGAATGCATTCACCGAGTTCCAGAACAAAAATTTTCCCGTCACCAACTTTTCCGGTTTTGGCACCGGCAATGATGGCATCTACCGTGGCTTTTACATAATCCGCATTTACGGCAATTTCCAGCCGTACGCGTTTCAGCAAATCCACTTCCATGCCTGCGCCGCGATAATCTTCGCGATAACCGTGGGCTTCGCCGCAGCCGAGTGCGTTGGTTACAGACATTTTGAACACTTTTGAATCGAAGAGCGCTTGTTTTACAGCATTCAATCGCTCCGGTTGGATGTAAGCAATAATCAGTTTCATTCTTTCGTTTTTTCCTCAATTAGGGTGATTCAGCAACACTTTGCGAATTATTTCCGTCACAACATCTCACGTTCAACAATATTATTGGTTGGAGAAAATCTGGAAACCGCTGTATGCTTCCATGCCGTGTTCGCCGATATCCAGCCCCTGCAATTCTTCGTCTTCCGAAACACGGATACCGATGGTCACTTTCAGCACATAAAAAATGATGAATGCGCTCGTAAAGCAGAACACGCCAACCGAAGCAACGCCGATCAATTGCGCCAAAAGGGTGTGTTCGGGATTGGTGCTGAAAATTCCAACAGCCAACGTTCCCCAAACACCGCAAACCAGGTGAACGGAGATCGCGCCAACCGGATCGTCGATGCGAATTTTATCGAAGAAAATAACCGCCAGTACAACCAACGTTCCGGCAATCAGCCCGATGATAATGGACGACA of Calditrichia bacterium contains these proteins:
- a CDS encoding P-II family nitrogen regulator, producing MKLIIAYIQPERLNAVKQALFDSKVFKMSVTNALGCGEAHGYREDYRGAGMEVDLLKRVRLEIAVNADYVKATVDAIIAGAKTGKVGDGKIFVLELGECIRIRTGESGQTAIG